From Myxococcales bacterium, one genomic window encodes:
- a CDS encoding prepilin-type N-terminal cleavage/methylation domain-containing protein, which yields MTKRNKRQQSGFTIVELVVVIVIIGILAATALPRFVDLSGQARSASVEGVGASYISAVNLVHTAWLAAGGTASINSITMEGSTTIGVNDTGWPENVAAGGGDGTVTATECSEIWDAMLLQAPSATVDTSGDYIYTVASPVCTYTLNAAAGRSIAYNTSTGLVTVTVP from the coding sequence ATGACGAAGCGAAACAAACGACAGCAAAGTGGCTTTACCATCGTCGAACTAGTAGTGGTCATCGTGATCATCGGAATTCTGGCGGCGACAGCCCTGCCGCGCTTCGTAGATCTTTCGGGACAAGCTCGTTCAGCCTCGGTTGAAGGGGTCGGTGCGTCCTACATTTCTGCGGTCAATCTTGTCCACACCGCGTGGCTCGCGGCGGGTGGAACGGCCTCAATCAACTCCATCACCATGGAAGGTTCTACGACAATTGGCGTGAACGATACGGGTTGGCCAGAGAACGTCGCGGCAGGGGGTGGAGATGGAACCGTGACGGCAACAGAATGTTCTGAAATCTGGGACGCCATGCTCTTGCAAGCGCCAAGCGCGACCGTTGACACCTCCGGCGACTACATCTACACCGTCGCTTCGCCTGTTTGCACCTACACCCTCAACGCGGCGGCGGGCAGGAGCATCGCCTACAACACGTCGACTGGGTTGGTCACGGTTACCGTGCCCTGA